A DNA window from Flavobacterium sp. contains the following coding sequences:
- a CDS encoding IS3 family transposase: MKCKTYDRNFKVKAIQLGSELGVRKASRELGIEPSHISRWRREFLKYGEASFCGTGKSRLTPEEKLFSEKQRKLKIELKESLLKIEIFKNGHQYVSQGRLMTYHFIENNVEKYTLKKICKVFGVSRNAYIRWKSQVLSPTESRTNLLKKEITSIFFEYKKIYGSRRIAAELRSRGFTISARQVCSHMKELGLVSRLRGTYKAKNVSRYNPYIFPNILDQQFTVEEPSKTWISGISRIQTTEGLLFLTIIMDLFDRKIIGWSLSNGLTVGETAMPAWAMAVKNRKTKAGLLFHSDRSAQYANKLFTRKLNSYKFIRRSMNRKGNHSDNSVCESYFASLKSKLADLNVLLTTEQMAGKISEYLKEN, encoded by the coding sequence ATGAAATGTAAAACTTACGATAGAAATTTCAAAGTGAAAGCAATTCAGTTGGGGTCAGAATTGGGCGTGAGAAAAGCTTCAAGAGAACTCGGGATAGAGCCATCGCATATAAGCAGATGGCGAAGAGAGTTTCTTAAATATGGAGAGGCAAGTTTTTGCGGAACTGGAAAGTCGAGACTTACTCCCGAAGAAAAACTATTTTCTGAAAAACAACGAAAACTAAAAATCGAGCTTAAAGAATCATTGCTGAAAATTGAGATTTTTAAAAATGGGCATCAATATGTTTCTCAAGGCAGGCTGATGACTTATCATTTTATTGAAAATAATGTAGAAAAGTATACACTCAAAAAAATATGCAAAGTTTTTGGAGTCAGCAGAAATGCATATATCAGATGGAAAAGTCAGGTGCTTTCTCCGACAGAAAGCAGAACAAATTTATTAAAGAAAGAAATAACTTCGATCTTTTTTGAATACAAAAAAATATATGGCAGCAGGAGAATTGCTGCAGAATTACGAAGCCGGGGATTTACGATTTCGGCACGGCAGGTTTGCAGTCATATGAAAGAACTGGGTCTGGTCAGCAGGCTGAGAGGAACTTATAAGGCCAAAAATGTTTCGCGTTATAATCCTTATATTTTTCCTAATATTTTAGATCAGCAATTCACGGTTGAAGAACCTTCGAAAACTTGGATTTCAGGAATAAGCCGCATCCAAACGACGGAAGGACTTTTGTTTTTAACTATTATTATGGATTTGTTTGACAGGAAAATTATAGGCTGGAGCTTGAGCAATGGATTGACGGTCGGAGAAACCGCAATGCCAGCTTGGGCAATGGCCGTTAAAAACAGGAAAACAAAAGCAGGTCTGCTATTTCATTCTGACAGGTCAGCTCAATACGCAAACAAGCTGTTTACCCGTAAATTAAACTCCTATAAGTTCATTAGACGAAGCATGAATCGAAAAGGAAATCATTCTGACAATTCTGTGTGCGAAAGCTATTTTGCTTCCCTTAAATCTAAACTGGCCGATTTAAATGTGCTTTTAACTACAGAACAGATGGCAGGGAAAATATCTGAATATCTTAAAGAAAATTAA
- a CDS encoding helix-turn-helix transcriptional regulator → MSTSTKPNHMGRKISRIRELKDMKQEALAQAMGTNQQAISIMENSETIEEDKLKEVAKALGVSVEAIKNFSEEGVFNYFNNFYDNSQGTVGNYHCTFNPLDKLMESVEENRKLYERLLKSEQDKIEYLEKLLKAK, encoded by the coding sequence ATGAGTACATCAACAAAACCAAATCACATGGGGCGCAAAATCAGCCGTATCCGTGAACTGAAAGACATGAAACAGGAAGCACTGGCACAGGCTATGGGAACAAACCAGCAGGCGATTTCTATTATGGAAAACAGCGAAACTATCGAGGAAGACAAATTAAAAGAAGTAGCCAAAGCATTGGGTGTAAGCGTGGAAGCAATCAAGAATTTTTCAGAAGAAGGTGTGTTCAACTATTTCAATAACTTTTACGATAATAGTCAAGGAACTGTAGGTAATTACCACTGCACATTTAATCCATTAGACAAACTAATGGAATCCGTAGAAGAGAATAGAAAGCTTTACGAAAGATTATTAAAATCCGAGCAGGATAAAATTGAGTATTTGGAGAAATTACTGAAAGCAAAATAA
- a CDS encoding type I restriction-modification system subunit M — MSEEQKKLLEQQLWNIANTLRGKMNADEFRDYILGFIFYKYLAEKMEIFANSILEQDNIQFRNIDENTPEGQEFIEAIKEESLENLGYFLKPSELFSEIAKRGNSGTNNFILADLQKILTNIQLSTMGTQSEEDFEDLFSDMDLNSNNLGRTAEARNTIIVKVLVHLDEIDFKLEHTELDVLGDAYEYLIGQFASGAGKKAGEFYTPQEVSKILAKIVTTGKNRLKSVYDPTCGSGSLLLRVAREVKDVNNFYGQEMNRTTYNLARMNMILHGVHYLKFDIKQEDTLEHPQHLNDMPFEAIVANPPFSANWSANPLFLNDDRFSQYGKLAPASKADFAFVQHMIYHLAENGTMAIVLPHGVLFRGAAELHIRKYLIEQKNYLDAVIGLPANIFYGTSIPTCILVFKKCRETPDDILFIDASKEFEKVKNQNMLRDNHITKIVETYRNRTVIEKYSHLASLKEVADNDFNLNIPRYVDTFEEQEEIDIQKVMIEIKELEAKRANLDKEIDIYFKELGLVF; from the coding sequence ATGTCAGAAGAACAGAAAAAACTATTGGAGCAACAGCTTTGGAATATAGCGAATACTTTACGAGGAAAGATGAATGCGGATGAATTTAGGGATTATATACTAGGATTTATATTCTATAAATATTTGGCGGAAAAAATGGAAATTTTTGCTAATTCAATTTTAGAACAAGATAACATTCAATTCAGAAATATTGATGAAAATACACCCGAAGGTCAAGAATTTATTGAAGCGATCAAAGAAGAATCTCTTGAAAACTTAGGTTATTTTTTGAAACCATCTGAACTATTTAGCGAAATTGCAAAAAGAGGAAATAGTGGCACTAATAATTTCATCTTAGCAGATTTACAAAAAATCCTGACCAATATTCAGCTGAGTACAATGGGAACTCAAAGTGAAGAAGATTTTGAAGATCTTTTTTCAGACATGGACTTAAATAGTAATAACTTAGGTAGGACTGCTGAAGCAAGAAATACAATCATAGTAAAAGTTTTGGTGCATCTTGACGAGATTGATTTTAAATTGGAGCATACTGAACTAGATGTATTAGGTGATGCTTACGAGTATCTAATTGGTCAGTTTGCCAGCGGTGCAGGTAAAAAGGCAGGAGAATTTTATACACCGCAAGAGGTTTCTAAAATTCTGGCAAAAATTGTTACAACAGGTAAAAATAGATTAAAATCAGTATATGATCCAACCTGTGGTTCTGGATCACTATTGTTGCGTGTAGCGCGAGAGGTAAAAGATGTCAATAATTTTTACGGGCAGGAAATGAATCGAACCACCTACAATCTTGCCCGCATGAATATGATACTCCACGGGGTACATTATCTTAAATTCGACATAAAGCAAGAGGACACTTTAGAACACCCCCAGCATTTGAATGATATGCCATTCGAAGCCATTGTGGCAAATCCACCATTTTCTGCAAATTGGAGTGCAAATCCTTTATTTCTTAATGATGATCGTTTCAGCCAATATGGTAAGTTAGCTCCTGCAAGTAAAGCTGATTTTGCTTTCGTGCAACATATGATTTATCATTTAGCAGAAAATGGCACGATGGCAATTGTATTGCCACACGGAGTTTTGTTTCGTGGTGCTGCAGAATTACACATTCGTAAATATCTCATTGAACAAAAGAATTATTTGGATGCAGTAATTGGATTACCTGCCAATATTTTCTATGGCACGAGCATTCCAACATGTATTTTGGTCTTCAAAAAATGCCGAGAAACACCTGATGATATTTTATTTATAGATGCCAGCAAAGAATTCGAAAAGGTTAAAAATCAAAATATGTTGCGAGACAATCATATCACTAAGATTGTAGAAACATATCGTAATAGAACTGTAATTGAAAAGTATAGTCATTTGGCTAGTTTAAAAGAAGTCGCTGACAATGATTTTAATCTAAATATTCCTCGCTATGTAGATACATTCGAAGAGCAAGAAGAAATTGATATCCAAAAAGTAATGATTGAAATTAAAGAACTTGAAGCCAAAAGAGCCAATCTCGATAAGGAAATAGACATTTATTTTAAAGAACTAGGACTAGTTTTTTAA
- a CDS encoding restriction endonuclease subunit S yields MANKKLKVGNVPNLRFPGFEGEWEVTELSELGDFLGGGTPSSWNEDFWRGSIPWVSSSDLSESDIRSVNISRFVTEDAISNSATKLCQSPVILVVSRVGVGKVAYSEKVLCTSQDFLNIINFKCNGIFLSYLLSIEMKKAISTVQGTSIKGISSAEIKSKRLSIPQKDEQQKVASFISLIDERIETQNKIIKELNVLKTTITKRIFSRQLRFKDQDGNDFPEWKNMKLGDIGEVKMCRRIFNDETSLTGEIPFFKIGSFGKVADAFISQELYLDYRNRYSFPKKGDILISAAGTIGRIVVYKGEDAYYQDSNIVWIDNNNTIVINEFLYYILQIVKYNTEGGTIQRLYNNILKSTKFDCPTLPEQQKITNFLSSIDSKIDIENKLLQKLEEQKKFLLHQMFV; encoded by the coding sequence ATGGCGAATAAAAAATTAAAAGTAGGTAACGTTCCTAATTTGAGATTTCCGGGGTTTGAAGGGGAATGGGAAGTGACCGAATTGAGTGAACTAGGAGATTTTTTGGGAGGAGGAACTCCTTCATCGTGGAATGAAGATTTTTGGAGAGGGAGTATTCCTTGGGTTTCTTCTTCTGACCTGTCAGAGAGCGATATACGTTCTGTAAATATTTCAAGATTCGTAACCGAAGATGCGATTAGTAATTCAGCAACAAAACTGTGTCAAAGTCCTGTTATATTAGTAGTTTCAAGAGTTGGGGTAGGTAAAGTTGCATACTCAGAAAAGGTTTTATGCACAAGCCAAGATTTTTTGAATATTATAAATTTCAAGTGTAATGGAATCTTTCTATCTTATTTACTTTCGATAGAAATGAAAAAGGCTATATCTACTGTACAAGGGACATCAATTAAAGGAATTTCTTCTGCAGAAATAAAATCGAAGAGATTATCTATTCCACAAAAAGATGAACAACAAAAAGTAGCATCATTTATATCACTTATAGATGAAAGAATCGAAACCCAAAACAAAATAATTAAGGAGCTAAACGTATTAAAAACTACTATTACCAAAAGAATATTCTCAAGGCAATTGAGATTTAAAGATCAAGATGGTAATGATTTCCCAGAATGGAAAAATATGAAATTGGGAGATATTGGTGAAGTAAAAATGTGTAGAAGAATTTTTAATGATGAAACATCATTAACTGGTGAAATTCCATTTTTTAAAATTGGTTCATTTGGAAAAGTGGCTGACGCATTCATATCCCAAGAATTATATTTAGATTACAGAAACAGATATTCTTTTCCTAAAAAAGGAGATATTTTAATATCCGCAGCTGGTACAATTGGGAGGATAGTTGTTTATAAGGGAGAAGACGCTTATTATCAAGATTCAAACATTGTATGGATTGATAATAACAATACGATAGTCATAAATGAATTTTTATATTATATTTTGCAAATTGTTAAATATAATACAGAAGGTGGCACTATTCAGCGTTTGTACAATAACATTTTAAAATCTACAAAGTTTGATTGTCCCACGCTACCAGAACAGCAAAAAATCACTAATTTCCTTTCATCTATCGACTCAAAAATTGATATTGAGAATAAACTATTACAAAAATTAGAAGAACAGAAAAAGTTTTTGTTGCATCAAATGTTTGTCTAG
- a CDS encoding restriction endonuclease subunit S, translating to MRFPGFTEEWKTKKLGDVMSFKVTNSFSREILNYEAGIVKNIHYGDIHTKFQTLFNITKEVVPFINEDINLVRIADENYCREGDIIFADASEDLNDVGKSIEILKLNNEKLLSGLHTLLARPKANYFQKGFNGYLFKSNTVRLKIQKEAQGSKVLSINAGRLSNIEITFPNILEQQKITIFLSLIDFRIQTQNKIIEQLETLIQNCCNQIFKQKIRFKDEDGNDFSEWREVKIGDILKIGNGKDYKHLPSGQVPVFGTGGFMTLVDDFLYDGETVCIGRKGTIDKPMYHEGPIWTVDTLFYTHSFQSCIPKFIFYLFQTINWLEYNEASGVPSLSKSTIEKIKIEIPSINEQKQITSFLSKIDKKIEAEKAILVQFEKQKKYLLHQMFV from the coding sequence TTGAGATTTCCGGGGTTTACTGAAGAATGGAAAACTAAGAAGTTGGGGGATGTTATGAGCTTCAAAGTTACTAATTCCTTTTCTCGTGAGATTTTAAATTACGAAGCAGGAATTGTAAAGAATATTCATTACGGAGATATTCATACCAAATTCCAGACTTTATTTAATATTACTAAGGAAGTTGTTCCTTTTATCAATGAAGATATAAATCTTGTAAGAATTGCTGATGAAAATTATTGCAGAGAAGGAGATATTATATTTGCAGATGCTTCGGAAGATTTAAATGATGTTGGAAAAAGTATTGAAATTCTAAAATTGAATAATGAAAAATTACTTTCTGGATTGCATACACTTTTAGCAAGACCAAAAGCAAATTATTTTCAGAAGGGATTTAATGGTTATTTATTTAAATCAAATACTGTTAGATTAAAGATACAAAAAGAAGCACAAGGTTCTAAGGTTTTAAGTATAAATGCTGGACGTTTATCAAATATTGAAATTACTTTTCCAAATATTTTAGAACAACAGAAAATAACGATTTTTTTATCACTAATTGACTTTCGAATTCAAACCCAAAACAAAATAATTGAACAATTAGAAACCTTAATCCAAAATTGTTGCAATCAAATATTCAAACAAAAAATAAGGTTTAAAGATGAAGATGGTAATGATTTTTCTGAATGGAGAGAAGTAAAGATTGGTGATATTTTAAAAATCGGTAATGGTAAAGATTACAAACATTTACCATCTGGTCAAGTTCCTGTTTTTGGAACTGGGGGCTTTATGACCTTAGTTGATGATTTTCTTTATGATGGAGAAACAGTTTGTATTGGAAGAAAAGGTACAATTGATAAACCAATGTATCACGAAGGTCCAATTTGGACTGTAGATACTTTATTTTACACACATTCATTTCAATCGTGCATTCCTAAATTTATATTTTATCTTTTTCAAACAATTAACTGGCTGGAATACAATGAAGCATCAGGTGTGCCGAGTTTATCAAAATCTACTATAGAAAAAATTAAAATAGAGATTCCTTCAATAAATGAGCAAAAACAAATAACTTCATTTTTATCCAAAATTGACAAAAAGATTGAAGCTGAAAAAGCAATTTTAGTACAGTTTGAAAAGCAGAAGAAATACCTATTGCACCAAATGTTTGTATAA
- a CDS encoding site-specific integrase, which translates to MNDQKQILDVIDLWKKNKKQYVKKSSFSAYTLLIENHILPIFGTKYSIEEAEVQEFVFQKLDSGLSQKTIKDILIVLKMILKYGAKHKWVNYTPFEIQFPTEREKHTIEVLNRSDQKKIMNYIQDHFTFRNLGVYICLSSGMRIGEVCALTWEDLDTEKGVISVNRTIQRIYMIEDGKRKTELILDTPKTKNSIREIPISKDLLRILKPFKKIVNPSFFVLTNDIKPTEPRTYRSYYKNLMEHLKMPDLKFHGLRHSFATRCIESNCDYKTVSVLLGHSNISTTLNLYVHPNMEQKKKAIEQMFKTLK; encoded by the coding sequence ATGAATGATCAAAAACAAATTTTAGATGTAATCGACCTATGGAAAAAAAACAAAAAACAATACGTAAAAAAATCAAGTTTTTCAGCTTATACACTCTTAATAGAAAATCATATACTGCCAATATTTGGCACTAAATATTCTATTGAAGAAGCAGAAGTGCAGGAATTTGTATTTCAGAAATTGGATTCAGGTTTAAGCCAAAAAACAATCAAGGATATTTTGATTGTTCTGAAAATGATACTAAAATATGGCGCTAAGCACAAATGGGTCAATTATACTCCATTTGAGATACAGTTTCCAACAGAACGAGAAAAACATACAATTGAAGTTTTAAACCGTTCAGATCAGAAAAAAATCATGAATTATATACAAGATCATTTTACATTTCGAAATTTAGGAGTTTATATTTGCTTAAGCTCTGGAATGCGTATAGGAGAAGTTTGTGCCCTAACTTGGGAAGATTTAGATACAGAGAAGGGTGTTATCAGTGTTAACAGAACCATTCAGCGCATTTATATGATAGAAGACGGAAAAAGAAAAACGGAACTCATTTTAGACACTCCAAAAACAAAAAATTCCATTCGTGAAATTCCTATAAGCAAAGATTTATTAAGGATTCTCAAACCATTTAAGAAAATTGTTAATCCATCTTTTTTTGTTTTAACGAATGATATTAAGCCGACAGAACCTAGGACTTATCGTAGTTATTACAAAAACTTAATGGAACATTTGAAAATGCCAGATTTAAAATTTCATGGACTCAGGCATAGTTTTGCTACCCGATGTATTGAAAGTAATTGCGACTACAAAACTGTTAGTGTTCTTTTGGGGCATTCTAATATTAGTACAACCTTGAATCTCTATGTTCACCCAAATATGGAGCAGAAAAAGAAAGCAATCGAACAAATGTTTAAAACTTTGAAGTAA
- a CDS encoding type I restriction endonuclease subunit R, producing MSKQSEQILEEQLIIQLQKLGYKYKTIANERELLENLKTQLEKHNNIQFSEAEFEKVMNIITKGSVFEKAKILRETKHHILRDNGENLYFEFLNVEHWCQNEYQVTNQITQEGKYENRYDVTLLINGLPLVQIELKRRGLEMKEAFNQISRYQKHSLGAGKGLFHFVQLFIISNGVNTKYFSNFGTHKQEYLQTFHWTDENNNPLNNILNGFTDTFLEPCHISKMICKYIVLNETDKKLMVLRPYQYYAVESIIKRVTENEILNDYNVEKNGYIWHTTGSGKTLTSFKASQILSKITAIKKVVFVVDRKDLDYQTNKEYDSFSKGSVSSATNTDDLIKKFNDPNVKIIVTTIQKLNNAISVRNLTKMKALKNERMVFIFDECHRSQFGDTHQNIVSYFENIQLFGFTGTPILAENANGEKTTASLFGKCLHKYVITDAIRDENVLRFSIEYIQTFKKKDNIIDLKVEKINETEVFEAPERKEAIVDYIIQHHDQKTQSKKFCAMMCVQDIDAIIEYYEIFKRKRLNGEHNLKISTIFSYAQNEEEIEDQLASRLNIAADPQAEYGLKPHRRELLEVYVQDFNELFGMAENIKDTEGFYNYYNAVARKSKHPKHETDILLVANMFLTGYDSKNLNTLYVDKNLQYHGLIQAFSRTNRTLDKNKTQGNIVCFRNLKDKTDEAIALFSNKEAIDEIIVEPYEVYTEKFNEVTKKLLEIAPKIDAVDDLYSEEDKLQFILTFRALIRLHKKMSHYSEFTWNDLEIEEQLFADYTSKYLDLKDKLSSSSPIEKTSILNDIDFELELIRRDTINVNYIIQLLIKFKLKHSSKDKENIEKEISNLLNTEVSLRSKRELIEKFIQESLPHISDTDIIPEEFEKFWNEEQDKALKDLVKTENLSDEKTEKLIENYLFTEREPLRKEILDLRIDGRPSVLKSKEVGDRILNKILDFVDTFVNGISGL from the coding sequence TTGAGCAAACAGTCTGAACAAATCTTAGAGGAACAACTTATAATTCAATTACAAAAATTAGGATATAAATATAAGACTATTGCAAATGAAAGAGAACTGCTGGAAAACTTAAAAACGCAACTAGAGAAGCACAATAACATTCAATTTAGTGAGGCTGAATTTGAAAAAGTAATGAATATCATTACCAAAGGTTCAGTATTTGAAAAAGCCAAAATATTACGTGAAACGAAACATCATATTTTAAGAGATAATGGAGAAAATCTTTATTTTGAATTTCTTAACGTAGAGCATTGGTGTCAAAATGAATACCAGGTTACCAATCAGATTACCCAGGAAGGTAAATACGAAAATCGTTATGATGTTACTTTGCTAATTAATGGGCTTCCATTAGTACAAATAGAACTGAAACGTAGAGGTTTGGAGATGAAGGAGGCTTTCAACCAAATAAGTCGTTATCAGAAGCATAGTCTTGGAGCAGGAAAAGGACTATTTCATTTTGTGCAACTATTCATAATCAGTAATGGGGTAAATACAAAGTATTTCAGCAATTTTGGCACGCATAAACAAGAATATCTACAAACTTTCCATTGGACAGACGAGAACAATAATCCTCTCAATAACATTCTTAATGGTTTTACTGATACCTTCTTAGAGCCTTGTCATATAAGTAAAATGATATGTAAATACATTGTACTTAACGAAACTGATAAAAAACTAATGGTTCTTCGCCCATATCAGTACTATGCTGTGGAAAGTATTATAAAGAGAGTAACGGAAAATGAAATATTAAATGACTACAATGTTGAGAAAAATGGATATATCTGGCATACTACAGGAAGTGGAAAAACCTTAACAAGTTTCAAAGCTAGCCAAATATTATCAAAAATAACTGCTATTAAAAAAGTAGTTTTTGTAGTAGATAGAAAGGATTTGGATTATCAAACCAATAAGGAATATGATAGTTTTAGTAAAGGCTCAGTAAGCTCAGCAACTAATACGGATGATCTTATAAAGAAATTCAATGATCCAAATGTAAAAATTATTGTTACGACCATTCAAAAGCTTAATAATGCCATTTCGGTTAGAAATTTAACTAAAATGAAAGCTCTTAAAAATGAAAGAATGGTTTTTATTTTTGACGAATGTCATCGTTCACAATTTGGCGATACACACCAAAACATTGTTAGCTATTTTGAAAATATTCAATTATTTGGCTTTACGGGTACACCCATCTTGGCAGAAAATGCTAATGGAGAAAAAACCACAGCCAGTTTATTTGGGAAATGCCTTCACAAATATGTAATTACTGATGCCATCAGAGATGAAAATGTTTTGCGATTCTCAATTGAATATATTCAAACTTTCAAGAAAAAAGATAATATAATTGACTTGAAGGTTGAAAAAATTAATGAAACAGAAGTTTTTGAAGCTCCTGAACGGAAAGAAGCAATTGTTGATTATATAATTCAGCACCACGATCAGAAAACACAATCCAAAAAATTCTGTGCGATGATGTGCGTCCAAGATATTGATGCCATTATTGAGTACTATGAAATTTTTAAACGTAAGAGGTTGAATGGTGAGCACAATTTAAAAATATCTACAATTTTTAGTTATGCTCAAAACGAAGAAGAGATAGAGGATCAATTGGCTAGTCGATTGAATATAGCTGCAGATCCACAAGCGGAATATGGATTAAAACCACATCGTAGAGAATTATTGGAAGTCTATGTACAGGATTTTAATGAATTATTCGGAATGGCAGAGAACATTAAGGATACCGAAGGCTTTTACAATTATTATAATGCAGTTGCTAGAAAATCAAAACATCCTAAACATGAAACCGATATTTTATTAGTAGCAAATATGTTTTTAACAGGTTATGATAGTAAAAATCTGAATACATTATATGTCGATAAAAATCTCCAATACCATGGACTTATTCAAGCTTTTAGCCGTACAAATCGTACACTAGACAAAAATAAGACACAGGGTAACATTGTATGTTTTAGAAATTTAAAAGATAAAACAGATGAAGCAATTGCATTATTTAGTAACAAGGAAGCAATTGATGAAATCATCGTCGAACCTTATGAAGTTTATACTGAAAAATTCAACGAGGTAACTAAAAAATTGCTTGAAATTGCTCCTAAAATTGATGCTGTCGATGATTTGTATTCAGAAGAAGATAAATTACAGTTCATTTTAACATTCAGAGCACTTATACGCTTACACAAAAAAATGAGCCATTATTCCGAATTTACTTGGAATGATTTGGAAATAGAGGAACAGCTATTTGCAGATTACACCAGTAAGTATTTGGATTTAAAAGATAAGCTAAGCAGTAGCTCTCCAATAGAAAAAACATCGATTTTAAATGACATCGATTTTGAACTGGAGCTGATTAGACGTGATACAATAAATGTTAACTACATTATTCAACTATTAATTAAATTTAAATTAAAGCACAGCTCAAAAGATAAAGAAAATATTGAAAAAGAAATCTCGAACTTATTGAACACAGAAGTTTCATTAAGAAGTAAGAGAGAACTGATTGAGAAATTTATTCAAGAAAGCTTACCGCACATTTCGGATACAGATATTATACCAGAAGAATTTGAAAAATTCTGGAATGAAGAACAAGATAAAGCGCTAAAAGATTTAGTAAAAACGGAAAATCTTTCTGATGAAAAAACGGAAAAATTGATAGAAAATTATCTTTTTACTGAGCGAGAACCTTTAAGGAAAGAAATTTTAGACCTTCGCATAGATGGAAGACCTAGCGTTTTAAAATCTAAGGAAGTGGGTGACAGAATATTGAATAAAATTTTAGATTTCGTAGATACTTTTGTTAATGGCATATCTGGACTTTAA
- a CDS encoding IS1595 family transposase — MKIRWNGEPICPHCGSQRENHYKILTRGEDKARYKCKDCRLPFSVTIGTIFEKSTIPLEKWFRAVYLFTINKKGISTRQLEKTIGVTQKTAWFMLSRLRNAVQNKVEFEFEGINRWMKLMLLVRIKIVKKKKKKKKK; from the coding sequence ATGAAAATACGTTGGAACGGGGAACCAATATGCCCTCATTGCGGAAGTCAACGAGAAAATCATTACAAAATTTTAACAAGAGGAGAAGATAAAGCAAGATATAAATGCAAGGACTGCAGATTACCTTTTAGCGTTACAATTGGTACAATTTTCGAAAAATCAACTATTCCATTAGAAAAGTGGTTTAGAGCGGTTTATTTATTCACGATAAACAAAAAAGGTATAAGTACTCGTCAATTAGAAAAAACTATAGGAGTTACACAGAAAACAGCTTGGTTCATGTTAAGTAGACTTAGAAATGCTGTTCAAAACAAAGTCGAATTTGAATTTGAGGGTATTAACAGGTGGATGAAACTTATGTTGCTGGTAAGAATAAAAATCGTAAAAAAGAAAAAAAAAAAAAAAAAAAAATGA
- a CDS encoding type II toxin-antitoxin system antitoxin SocA domain-containing protein gives MVNVRQVSDYIIFRLKSEGGNSLDTLKHQKLLYYVQAWHLVFNGTKMFESEFQAWIHGPVNREIYNLYRDKKYLYSEMHVNDILNMQNIDTLTSEEKIHIDNVLDAYAKFSSTQLEHMTHNEKPWIEAREGYGPYQRCEVDIDTEVMKSYYSARLS, from the coding sequence ATGGTAAATGTTAGACAAGTTTCAGACTATATCATTTTTCGCTTGAAAAGTGAAGGAGGAAATTCTTTAGATACTTTAAAACATCAAAAACTTTTATATTATGTACAAGCTTGGCATTTGGTTTTCAATGGAACCAAAATGTTCGAATCTGAATTTCAAGCGTGGATACATGGGCCTGTTAATAGAGAGATTTACAATCTATATAGAGATAAAAAGTATTTATACAGCGAAATGCATGTCAATGACATATTAAATATGCAAAATATTGATACATTAACAAGTGAGGAAAAGATACATATTGATAATGTTCTAGATGCATACGCTAAATTTAGCTCTACTCAATTAGAACACATGACGCATAATGAAAAACCTTGGATTGAAGCAAGAGAAGGTTATGGGCCTTATCAACGATGTGAAGTAGATATTGACACAGAGGTTATGAAAAGCTATTATTCTGCTAGACTTTCTTAG
- a CDS encoding protein-export chaperone SecB, with protein sequence MSTTPAKFQLTNYFFNKFELNFQKDTPKDVNVNFDVRGEYNESQNLFDIHLAFTAFPKTDREDNFIKVNCIGTFQLQDVNSLSEIPPYFYSNAIAILFPYLRSGVSILTVQANITALVLPTFNLVELGEPLRNNTTVV encoded by the coding sequence ATGAGCACTACACCAGCCAAGTTTCAACTAACAAACTACTTTTTTAATAAATTTGAACTTAATTTTCAAAAGGATACGCCTAAAGATGTTAATGTAAATTTTGATGTAAGAGGAGAGTATAATGAATCCCAAAATCTATTTGATATTCACTTGGCATTTACTGCTTTTCCTAAAACAGATAGAGAAGATAACTTCATTAAGGTTAATTGCATTGGTACGTTTCAATTGCAAGATGTAAATTCACTTTCAGAAATCCCTCCTTATTTCTACTCAAATGCAATTGCAATCTTATTTCCGTACTTAAGATCGGGAGTTAGTATATTAACTGTACAGGCTAATATAACTGCATTGGTTCTACCTACATTTAATTTGGTTGAACTTGGAGAACCATTACGCAATAATACAACAGTAGTGTAA